From the genome of Bos indicus x Bos taurus breed Angus x Brahman F1 hybrid chromosome 19, Bos_hybrid_MaternalHap_v2.0, whole genome shotgun sequence:
ATCCGGACCCCCAAGTAGCCAGGCGGGCCAGGGTGGGAAGCTGAGCATCCCTGAGGCCTCTGGATCAGGAAAATAAAGGCCCAGTAGAGATGGTGCAGAGGGACCGGGATTGGCATGGCCAGTGGAGGTGTCTGTCCTGGCCCGCTGGGGGACCAGGCCCTAGCAGCCTGAGAGCTGGGTGGATAGAAGCCAGGTGGTGGGTGGTAGACCAGATGCCTGGTTTCAGCAGCTGCTTTCTCACTGACCTGAAAGGAAGGTTCCTggtgctgtgtatgtgtgtgctcagcggTGTTTCAGTCTTTGCCACCTCGTgtactgtagcctggcaggctcctctgcccgtggaacttttcaggcaagaataactggagggCAAtctgcaggggaatcttcccaacccaggaatcgaacccatgtctcttgcgtctcctgcattggcaagtggattgttTATCACCAGCACTACGTGGGAAGCCAGAGCTCTTGGTAGAATAAACCAGCGCTCGGAGCGGCAAGGGGGTGATTAAACCACCCAGTTCTGGGGGCAAAAACAGTCCAAGGAGGGCTCCACAGGTCAGGGACTCCCCATCGTTCATTACCTTTTCCCCAAGGGCCCCCGTCCCCACAGGGGACAGGGCAGGTAAAGCATCGAGATGGTCAGGTGCACCTTGGGGGTGCTTTCTCACCTGAAACTGAGGGGCTCAGTTGAGCAGTTTCTGAGCCCTGGcttcctggggtgggaggggtaaGCACAACCCTAAGTCTCTGACCTCTCCTGGGAGGGGGTCTGGGCAGAGACCTCAGAGTCCGGAGGAAAAACGCTTTCCCCCAGGAGTCTGTTGACTGGTGCTCTACAACCAGccggagaagaagagggtgtggTGGGAAGAGGGGACTTGGGTTGAATCTTAATCAGTGATGTGCtcggtcgctcagccgtgtccggctctttgcagccccgtggactggagcccgccagtcctctacccatgggattcctcaggcaagaatctggagtgggttgccatttcttcctccaggggatcttcctgacccagggattgaacccacatctcttgcatctcctgcattgcaggcaggttctttaccattagcacgaCCCGGGGAAGGGAAGCCCAGTCTGTCAGGACCACCCCACCTTTCAGACAAGGTCTAGTTTCCGGAACAACCAACAAAACTCAAATGGGATTTTTATTGTTAACAAGCAGTTCTGAGGCAGGGGGAAGGTGGAAACGACTGCTGAGTAACAAAGCTAGATTCCTTTCCAGCCCCCAGCCACAGTAAGGGAAATGCCCGGCGGGCCCTTCCCCAGCCATCCAGCATGCCCTTGTCCCAGATGTGGGCCCAGGAGCCCTAATCCCATGAACAGTCCCTCCTTGCTCCACCCTCGCCCCACATTCCTCAGGCCAATCTGGTTGCAGATCTTAGAGAAGAGTTTTGGCAACAGGAGTCTGtgcccagggagccctgggaTCCAGGGCTGGGAAGCCAGGGAGCCCTGCCATCCAGGCCATGCCTCCTGGGCTCAGTTCCCCTTCCCGTTGGCACTGAAGGCACGGAAGTGTGGGGGCAGGCACCCCCATGGTTCCTGGGTCCCAGGGGCCCCAGCCTTCTGAGATCCCGAGCTCCTGATGCCAGGTCATCCCCATCTGCCCAGCCTCCGTCTCCCATTACTGCCACACCCCATCAAGCCTTGGCGGGCAGGAGGGCCGGTTCCGGGCAGGGCCCCTCAGTTGTGCCCTAAGCGTCCATTTTTGCCTTGAGTGCTTGTGCCATAGGGCAGGCGGGGCATCCGAGCAACCCGTTCGGAAACATCCCCTGGGTTGGAGGGGGCAGCGACAGGGGAGGTGTCCTCGGGGCCTGCAACGGGAAGGGCCAGGAGCTCTGCTTTAAGGCATGCCTCTCCATGCCCCTCTCGTCACCCACAGTGGCTCTGAACTCCCTAGGGGCACCTCCCCCCCAGAGGCCTGTCCCACTAATAGTCTTCAGGAACCCAGTTTCCAGCAAGGGGCAGCCATAGGGGCAGGGAGTTCAACCAGTCTCCTCCCTGGCCTGGCCAagggctcccctctccccattgcTATCCCCGCCCCCCGACACTTGCTGGGACTCACCCAAGCTCTGGCACGGAGGGAGTTTGACCTTGGCCATAGGCAGTGTGGTCTTTCCCAGGGGTCTGATGGTAGGGGTCAGGTGTCCAACCACTGGCATCCTCTGTTCTTCGGTGTGATTCTCCCCAGGCCGGGGTCCAGCAACGTGCATCTTGGGGCGGGACAGCTGCGTTGGCTGGAGAGCCAGATGAGCTGGGAGCTGCATGGGGATCTGATACAAGGAGAAGTTGGGTTCAGTTGGGGACACTCCATGGAGAGTGGTGCACAGCTAGTGGTACCCTGGGGCCTCTGGAGGAGTCCAGCCTTCAGAACCCGGCAAGGAAGGGGCCCAGACACCCCCAGCTCCTGTCCCTCTAGGCTCACCCCTTGTCCTGTGACTTCAAAGGCCTGGGACCTCCGCTTCCTCTTTGCCTCCAGGGACTCCTCTCGTTTgtttcttgggcttttcttct
Proteins encoded in this window:
- the LOC113878068 gene encoding kinesin-like protein KIF19 — protein: MQLPAHLALQPTQLSRPKMHVAGPRPGENHTEEQRMPVVGHLTPTIRPLGKTTLPMAKVKLPPCQSLGPEDTSPVAAPSNPGDVSERVARMPRLPYGTSTQGKNGRLGHN